Proteins from a single region of Verrucosispora sp. NA02020:
- a CDS encoding cellulose binding domain-containing protein encodes MRRILRAITAVGLLAAGSTVAVALGGTASADTLICEQYGSTVIQNRYVVQNNRWGTTAEQCINVTSSGFEIRTQNGSSPTNGAPTAYPSVFVGCHYTNCSPGTNLPIQVSQISSASSSINYRYVSGATYNASYDIWLDPSPKRDGVNQMEIMIWLNRQGSIQPIGSPVGNANIDGRNWEVWRGSNGSNNVISYLSPSAISSANLNLLAFINDTRNRGAITNSWYLTSIQAGFEPWQGGAGLAVTNFSASVNGGGTNPPPTTTPPPSGSGACAVKYTANSWNNGFTADVQITNTGSSTLNGWTLAYSLPSGQQITSSWNATVSQSGSSVTARNITWNGTLAPGATASFGYQGSLSGSYSSPTTFTLNGATCTRS; translated from the coding sequence ATGAGACGTATCCTGCGGGCCATCACGGCCGTCGGCCTGCTCGCCGCCGGCTCCACCGTCGCCGTGGCCCTCGGCGGCACCGCCTCCGCCGACACCCTGATCTGCGAGCAGTACGGCAGCACGGTGATCCAGAACCGCTACGTGGTGCAGAACAACCGTTGGGGCACCACCGCCGAGCAGTGCATCAACGTGACCAGCAGCGGCTTCGAGATCAGAACCCAGAACGGCAGCAGCCCGACCAACGGCGCTCCCACCGCGTACCCGTCGGTCTTCGTCGGTTGCCACTACACCAACTGCTCCCCCGGCACCAACCTGCCGATCCAGGTCAGCCAGATCAGCAGCGCGAGCAGCAGCATCAACTACCGGTACGTCAGCGGGGCCACCTACAACGCCTCGTACGACATCTGGCTCGACCCGTCGCCCAAGCGCGACGGCGTGAACCAGATGGAGATCATGATCTGGCTCAACCGCCAGGGCTCCATCCAGCCCATCGGCTCCCCCGTCGGCAACGCGAACATCGACGGCCGGAACTGGGAGGTCTGGCGCGGCAGCAACGGCTCCAACAACGTCATCTCGTACCTGTCGCCGTCGGCCATCAGCAGCGCGAACCTCAACCTGCTGGCCTTCATCAACGACACCCGCAACCGGGGCGCGATCACCAACTCCTGGTACCTGACCAGCATCCAGGCCGGCTTCGAGCCCTGGCAGGGCGGCGCCGGCCTGGCCGTCACCAACTTCTCGGCCTCGGTCAACGGCGGCGGCACCAACCCGCCGCCCACCACCACCCCGCCGCCCTCGGGCAGCGGCGCGTGCGCGGTCAAGTACACCGCCAACTCGTGGAACAACGGCTTCACCGCCGACGTGCAGATCACCAACACCGGGTCGAGCACCCTCAACGGCTGGACGCTGGCGTACTCACTGCCCTCCGGACAGCAGATCACCAGCTCCTGGAACGCCACGGTGAGCCAGAGCGGATCCTCGGTGACCGCGCGGAACATCACCTGGAACGGCACCCTCGCCCCCGGCGCCACGGCCAGCTTCGGCTACCAGGGCTCGCTGAGCGGGTCGTACTCCTCCCCCACCACCTTCACCCTCAACGGCGCCACCTGCACCCGCTCCTAA
- a CDS encoding FAD-dependent monooxygenase translates to MRSSPLRILVVGAGIAGLAVARALRLAGFRPDVTDKAPPGELADAGLYLPGNAARALRRLDLDDPVRPYGQVIHRQRFLDADGVPLCEVDLDTLWAGVGECRALPRADLHRVLLSGAGGAVRHGAEVRTIDLLANTVGVTFVDGTQTEYDLVIGADGPRSSIRALAALGGPPRPAGQVVYRSVVRDGPTVRDWTALLGQRSGILVVPIGAGRLHCYADEAGTASPADPRARLRELFGEYGGPVPEVLDALGTVHASVTDEVELGRWHRGRVLLVGDAAHATAPTLSQGAAMALEDAVVLAESLAAAGSVEAALTAYESRRRPRTRWVRDRTRDRNRTRDVPPALRDPLLRGRGDRIFGEHYRLLLGPL, encoded by the coding sequence ATGCGTAGCTCCCCCCTGCGCATTCTCGTCGTCGGCGCGGGCATCGCCGGTCTGGCCGTGGCCCGGGCGCTGCGCCTGGCGGGTTTCCGGCCGGACGTGACCGACAAGGCGCCCCCGGGCGAACTCGCCGACGCCGGCCTCTACCTGCCGGGCAACGCCGCCCGCGCGCTGCGCCGACTCGACCTGGACGACCCGGTACGCCCCTACGGGCAGGTCATCCACCGCCAGCGCTTCCTGGACGCGGACGGCGTACCGCTGTGCGAGGTCGACCTCGACACACTCTGGGCCGGCGTCGGCGAATGCCGCGCCTTGCCCCGCGCCGACCTGCACCGGGTCCTGCTCAGCGGGGCCGGCGGCGCGGTCCGGCACGGCGCCGAGGTCCGCACCATCGACCTGCTGGCCAACACCGTCGGCGTCACCTTCGTCGACGGCACCCAGACCGAGTACGACCTGGTCATCGGTGCCGACGGTCCGCGCTCCTCGATCCGGGCGCTGGCCGCGCTCGGTGGACCGCCCCGCCCCGCCGGTCAGGTGGTCTACCGCAGTGTCGTCCGCGACGGGCCGACCGTCCGGGACTGGACCGCGCTGCTCGGTCAACGCAGCGGGATCCTGGTGGTGCCGATCGGTGCCGGTCGGCTGCACTGCTACGCGGACGAGGCCGGCACCGCGTCGCCGGCCGACCCGAGGGCCCGGCTGCGGGAGCTGTTCGGCGAGTACGGCGGCCCGGTGCCCGAAGTGCTCGACGCGCTCGGGACGGTGCACGCCAGCGTCACCGACGAGGTCGAACTCGGTCGCTGGCACCGGGGCCGGGTGCTGCTGGTCGGTGACGCCGCCCACGCCACCGCGCCGACGCTCTCCCAGGGTGCCGCGATGGCTCTGGAGGACGCGGTGGTGCTCGCCGAGTCGCTGGCCGCCGCCGGCAGCGTCGAGGCGGCGCTGACCGCGTACGAGAGCCGCCGCCGACCGCGTACCCGATGGGTGCGGGACCGGACCCGGGACCGCAACCGCACCCGCGACGTGCCGCCGGCGCTCCGCGACCCGTTGTTGCGCGGACGCGGCGACCGCATCTTCGGCGAGCATTACCGGTTGCTCCTCGGCCCGCTGTGA
- the ctaD gene encoding cytochrome c oxidase subunit I — protein MTTVAPKPVVTRPWPVREPVKGSAIARLLRSTDAKQIGIMYMVTAFVFFMIGGLMALIMRAELARPGLQFLSPEQYNQLFTMHGTIMLLFFATPIVFAFGNYIVPIQIGAPDVSFPRLNSFAYWLYLFGGTMATAGFLTPGGAADFGWTAYTPLSTVEHSPGVGANMWVVGLAISGLGTILGAVNLITTILTLRAPGMTMFRMPIFTWNMLVTSLLVILVFPLLAAALFALAADRLLGAHVYSPDTGGPMLWQHLFWFFGHPEVYIIALPFFGIISEIIPVFSRKPIFGYKGLVAATIAIAGLSMSVWAHHMFATGQVLLPFFSFLSYLIAVPTGMKFFNWIGTMWRGQISFETPMLWSVGFLVTFLFGGLTGVLLAAPPLDFHMHDSYFVVAHFHYVLFGTIVFAVFAGIYFWFPKMFGRMLDERLGKIHFWLTMIGFHTTFLVQHWLGNEGMPRRYADYQAIDGFTTLNMISTIGAFITGISTLPFIYNCWKAYKAGPVVEVDDPWGHGNSLEWATTSPPPLRNFDRMPRIRSERPAFDAKFPELAAGQSLAGPPEGGSKPLTSESDGGASYQEDTSSDIDRR, from the coding sequence GTGACCACCGTCGCACCCAAGCCGGTCGTGACCCGGCCCTGGCCGGTCCGGGAGCCGGTCAAGGGGTCGGCCATCGCGCGGCTGTTGCGGTCCACGGACGCGAAGCAAATCGGGATCATGTACATGGTCACCGCGTTCGTGTTCTTCATGATCGGTGGCCTGATGGCCCTGATCATGCGGGCCGAGCTGGCCCGGCCCGGGCTGCAGTTCCTCTCGCCCGAGCAGTACAACCAGCTGTTCACGATGCACGGCACGATCATGTTGCTGTTCTTCGCGACGCCGATCGTGTTCGCCTTCGGTAACTACATCGTGCCGATCCAGATCGGCGCGCCGGACGTCTCCTTCCCGCGACTGAACAGCTTCGCCTACTGGCTGTACCTGTTCGGTGGCACCATGGCCACCGCCGGCTTCCTGACCCCGGGCGGCGCGGCGGACTTCGGCTGGACGGCGTACACCCCGCTGAGCACCGTGGAGCACTCTCCCGGCGTCGGCGCGAACATGTGGGTGGTCGGTCTGGCCATCTCCGGTCTGGGCACGATCCTCGGCGCGGTCAACCTGATCACCACGATCCTGACCCTGCGCGCGCCCGGCATGACCATGTTCCGGATGCCGATCTTCACCTGGAACATGCTGGTCACCAGCCTCCTGGTGATCCTGGTCTTCCCGCTGCTGGCCGCCGCGCTGTTCGCGCTCGCCGCCGACCGGCTCCTCGGTGCCCACGTCTACAGCCCGGACACCGGCGGCCCGATGCTGTGGCAGCACCTGTTCTGGTTCTTCGGGCACCCCGAGGTCTACATCATCGCGCTGCCGTTCTTCGGCATCATCAGCGAGATCATCCCGGTCTTCTCCCGCAAGCCGATCTTCGGCTACAAGGGTCTGGTCGCCGCCACCATCGCCATCGCCGGCCTGTCGATGAGCGTGTGGGCACACCACATGTTCGCCACCGGCCAGGTGCTGCTGCCGTTCTTCAGCTTCCTGAGCTACCTGATCGCCGTGCCGACCGGTATGAAGTTCTTCAACTGGATCGGCACCATGTGGCGCGGCCAGATCAGCTTCGAGACGCCGATGCTCTGGTCCGTCGGCTTCCTGGTCACCTTCCTCTTCGGTGGCCTGACCGGCGTGCTGCTGGCCGCCCCGCCGCTCGACTTCCACATGCACGACTCGTACTTCGTGGTGGCGCACTTCCACTACGTGCTCTTCGGCACGATCGTGTTCGCGGTGTTCGCCGGCATCTACTTCTGGTTCCCGAAGATGTTCGGCCGGATGCTGGACGAGCGGCTCGGCAAGATTCACTTCTGGCTGACCATGATCGGTTTCCACACCACTTTCCTGGTGCAGCACTGGCTCGGCAACGAGGGCATGCCCCGGCGGTACGCCGACTACCAGGCCATCGACGGCTTCACCACGCTGAACATGATCTCCACGATCGGCGCGTTCATCACCGGTATCTCCACGCTGCCGTTCATCTACAACTGCTGGAAGGCGTACAAGGCCGGTCCGGTGGTCGAGGTCGACGACCCGTGGGGCCACGGCAACTCGCTGGAGTGGGCGACCACCTCCCCGCCGCCGCTGCGCAACTTCGACCGGATGCCCCGCATCCGCTCCGAGCGCCCCGCCTTCGACGCCAAGTTCCCCGAGCTTGCCGCCGGGCAGAGCCTGGCCGGCCCGCCCGAGGGTGGCTCCAAGCCGCTCACCAGCGAGTCCGACGGCGGCGCCAGCTACCAGGAGGACACCTCCAGCGACATCGATCGCCGCTGA
- a CDS encoding MFS transporter codes for MKPYREALALPGLRSLLLVAVLARIPLTATGVTLTFYVVQDLGRGYGAAGLAGAAITVGAAVGAPLLGRLVDRHGLRPVLVLTTVAEAVFWSTAPQLSYPLLLPAAFLAGLLALPIFSVIRQSVAALVPPEKRRPAYALDSMSVELSFMIGPALATVGVTTVSARLTLYLVGAGIVTAGIALWMLNPPVRSAGEAAAGPQPRIARRQWLTSRLIAVFAVSTAATLVLGGTDVAVIAVLRENGDAGFTGVVLAVWAVASLAGGFAYGAARRSFSTVALMGALSLCTIPVGLGGSHWWLLCLALIPAGALCAPTIAATSDAVSRLAPAGVRGEAMGLHGSAVTVGIAVGAPLSGAVIDASTPLWGFAVTGAIGALVALAVLPIELRHRRADRTTLDTPPPTVPADATPIPLVRSGPEHEPTPALSTTTS; via the coding sequence ATGAAGCCTTACCGGGAGGCGCTCGCCCTACCCGGTCTCCGGTCATTGCTGCTGGTGGCGGTACTAGCGCGCATCCCACTGACGGCGACCGGGGTCACGTTGACCTTCTATGTCGTGCAGGACCTCGGGCGCGGCTACGGCGCCGCCGGACTGGCCGGTGCCGCGATCACCGTCGGTGCCGCCGTCGGCGCCCCGCTGCTCGGCCGGCTGGTGGACCGCCATGGGCTGCGTCCCGTCCTGGTCCTCACCACCGTCGCCGAAGCCGTCTTCTGGTCCACCGCGCCACAGCTCTCGTACCCGCTGCTGCTGCCGGCCGCCTTCCTGGCCGGCCTGCTCGCGCTGCCCATCTTCTCGGTGATCCGGCAGTCCGTCGCCGCGCTCGTGCCACCGGAGAAACGCCGCCCCGCGTACGCACTCGACTCGATGTCCGTCGAGCTGTCCTTCATGATCGGCCCGGCGCTCGCCACGGTCGGCGTGACCACCGTCTCCGCGCGCCTCACGCTCTACCTGGTCGGCGCCGGAATCGTCACCGCCGGTATCGCGCTGTGGATGCTCAACCCGCCGGTCCGCAGCGCCGGTGAGGCAGCCGCCGGCCCGCAGCCGAGGATCGCCCGACGCCAGTGGCTCACCTCCCGGCTGATCGCCGTCTTCGCCGTCAGCACCGCGGCGACCCTCGTACTCGGTGGCACCGACGTGGCGGTCATCGCGGTCCTGCGCGAGAACGGCGACGCCGGGTTCACCGGCGTGGTCCTCGCCGTCTGGGCGGTGGCGTCGCTGGCCGGCGGTTTCGCGTACGGCGCCGCCCGCCGCTCCTTCTCCACCGTGGCGCTGATGGGCGCGTTGAGCCTGTGCACCATCCCCGTCGGGTTGGGTGGCTCACACTGGTGGCTGCTCTGCCTGGCCCTGATCCCGGCCGGAGCCCTCTGCGCGCCCACCATCGCCGCCACCTCCGACGCGGTGAGCCGTCTCGCCCCCGCCGGCGTACGCGGCGAGGCCATGGGCCTGCACGGCTCGGCCGTCACCGTCGGCATCGCCGTCGGCGCCCCCCTGTCCGGAGCGGTCATCGACGCCTCCACCCCGCTGTGGGGCTTCGCCGTCACCGGCGCGATCGGCGCCCTGGTGGCCCTCGCGGTCCTCCCGATCGAGCTACGCCACCGCCGCGCCGACCGCACCACCCTCGACACCCCGCCACCCACCGTCCCCGCCGACGCCACGCCCATCCCCTTGGTCCGATCGGGCCCGGAGCACGAACCCACACCGGCCCTCTCCACGACCACCTCCTGA